Genomic DNA from Limanda limanda chromosome 8, fLimLim1.1, whole genome shotgun sequence:
aaacatttctgaataaaaatatataaaaaatataaaaagtgaagtaaaacgtgaaatgctaaatgcattgccatattgcaatatgcaatgtaatgcagtataatataatatgatatgatataatataatgtgtttatttaattagACACACTTGAAATAAAGCTGCATGTGTAAACTCCAAGCTGAACCTCTGTGATGGTGAACCTCCAGCCTCCAGAGAGAGCCTTCTGTGACCTGGACCCACATCAGGGTTTACCGCTGGTCCAGCTCACAGTGATGCCGTCCTTCTTCCTGGTGGTGCTGGTCCTCGGGCTGCCCCTCAACCTGCTCTCCCTCTGGATCTTCTTCCACCGCCTGCGCCGCTGGACCCGCAGCACCGTGCTCCTCTTCAACCTGACCCTGGCCGACACCTCCTGGCTGCTGGCCCTGCCCCTGCTCGTCCACTACCATGTGGACCGGCTGCGCTGGAGGCTGGGGCTGCCGCTGTGCGTGGCCGTGAGGATGCTCTACCACAACTACTTCTACCTCAGCATCTTCTTCGTCACCTGCGTCAGTCTGGACCGCTACCTGGCCATCGTGCACCCGCTGCGCTCTCTGGTGCTGCTGGGCCGGAGGAGGACGTGCGTGCTGTGCGTGGCGGTGTGGGGGGGCACCCTGCTCCTCAGCGTGCCGGTGGCCCGCATGACCCTCATCCAGACGTGCCCCGAGACCAACCGCACCGTGTGCACCATGTACGTCCTGCTGACTGACCCCGGGGAGAGCCTGCCGTACTCCCTGGTCTGCtccatcctctgcttcctcctcccgCTGCTCCTCATCTGCTACTGCGGCCTGAGGAGCGTGCGGGAGCTGCGGGGGAGGCCCGGCCGAAGCGACCCGCACAgcaggaggcggcggcggctgcgGCGTGTCCTGAGCGCGGCGCTGGTCCTCTTCGCCCTCTTCTACCTGCCCTACCACCTGAGCCGCAACGCCGCCATCGTGATGAGGGCGGTGTACCCGGACGACCCGGCCTCCTGGTGGGCCGCGGACCTGGCCTTCACCCTGGAGATGTGCTTCTGCAGCCTCATCACCTGCATCAACCCGCTGTTCAGCTGCTTCATAGGCCGCCAGTTCAGGGCAGCGTTCCAGGGTTCTCTGAAGGTGGTGTTCTCCCAGTGCCCGGGCATGCAGGAGGCCGGTGTGGGATCCAAGAGGGCCCGGgggacagtgaggaggaggcagggggtGTCTGCTGTCACACCCGAGTGCGCACTGCCTCAACCTGAACTATAACATATCCCGAAGAACTATAGAAAACTTTGGATATTTGTTTTCTAATCACTGTGATACTCACATACTGATAGCAGACAGTTTAAGGAAGGCCCCAAGGATAAATGTTATTTGGGTCTGGGACTGGGTTCAGCCATGTTCCCTTTGTTTGAGACCATGTGGCCACAAAAAAGTTTGTTGGTAATGCAATGTGCAAATAGTTTGAAAATTAGGGAGATAAATGACAGCAAGAtaactaaattaaatatcttttgACACAGATCATGATTAATGtcatattattaattttaagtttaaagaagAAGGGCTGGAAGGGCTGGAAAATGTGCCCactgtcatttttatttcattttcttaattattttctatttactgTACCCACATGTCCACATTCTGTTggttttccccccttttttgtCGTGTCTGAGCAGTTCTGTATGTtttgtgttagggttagggttagggttaaaaaaatgtaataaaaatattattaaaaaaaaaaaaaaagacggaTTTTTGCTCCCaggcagagaatgacaaacaaaaCCTTTTGTAAATGTGAGGTATAGTGTTATACCTCCTGACTGTATTTACACAATGCATAAGCTTTACATTGATATCCTGAAGCTATCTTTTACtgctattgatgaaaactaTATACGATAATTATTGATCATTTTATAGTCCAgccttattttaaaaaatatattttatatacatattatagCTATTTATGATACActctaattaaataaatgtttataaatTGTTACTATAGTTCCTAATAGGCCCTAACGTGTGGTGGTGATTGATTTTAGCCCACCCACAGTGAATGTTCATTATAAAGACTCCAGATGCTTGTCGACAGTAATGGCTGATACATTTTGTAATGTCAGCAAATTTATGCACATTATATTCATCATTGCTGACACATGCTAATGTTCTGGTTCAGTTTGTTTATTGAACAGAGAAAtaatccatcatccatccatcatgtcCTCAACAAATGGCTAAATGGCTTTTGGATCaatgtgttaaatgttaaatattaagtAACTGGTTTTTAGTGTCGCAGTACCAcaatggttttcaaaataaaagcactaaGCCGATACACATAAAGACACATCATTAATAACATAACATGTAAAGTCAACATTAGCAGTAACTTATTACCATGGTGTTAATATGTCTGAGAACCACATGAAATTAATTTTGAAAAAGTAGACTGCATCAAAAGGTGGAAACTGACTTGGCCCCATAAGTGAAGCCGAAGTCTGAATTGTCACCTGGTGGCCTTCTGCAGAATACATCACAACCTCTGATTATTTATCTGTTCATGGTTAATAGAGTTTTAgtgatttgtctttatttttgcatcacTCCTGATTATTGTTTACATTAGGATTTGTAAACCAGTGCATCACACTGCACATGGGAGAACTACTCTTTCAATAGTCGAATGTTTGACCCCCACGTTCAAATAAACCTTATGCAAATAAAGTAGCCTAAATCATAGACGTGTTGTCTCTCCGGTTGAATCAATATCAAATAAATGTGAATTTAGCCCAGACTAAATGCTTCTCTGTGGGTGCTTATGCCCTGAAGCCTCCGCTGAATTGCTGTGAATGTACACATGTTATTCTTTactcagttgtttttgttattctttCTTTGTTAAACAACTCAACCATCACTCAACACTTTACATCATACTGGGGAAGTTTTGGCCTGAAGTGGTGTTCAGGTCCACCCAGCAGGGTGAACTTTGGGACAGGAAAGGAGACGTTTCTAAGTGTCCCCCAAACTGGCCGGTGTCCATGCATGGAGCGTTATTTCATCAAAGTGGGCTGGAACAAATACACGTATTTGCTTGGCTTTGAGACTATGAGGCTTGGCCTTGGATTTATTTACACAACACTGCCTCTGTGTGGCTGACTGCAGACTGTACTCCTCATAGTGGGTCCACATGAGTGAATATCACgaaaataaatcttaaaattgtttgatttgtttaaacATTTGCTGCGATTGTTCAGCAAGACAATACAAAGAGTTACCAATTATTAACTATGGAttaggaaaagagagaggaataGCTCCTATTTGTTTGGACTATTAATATGAAGCAGATGTT
This window encodes:
- the LOC133009695 gene encoding P2Y purinoceptor 4-like, translated to MVNLQPPERAFCDLDPHQGLPLVQLTVMPSFFLVVLVLGLPLNLLSLWIFFHRLRRWTRSTVLLFNLTLADTSWLLALPLLVHYHVDRLRWRLGLPLCVAVRMLYHNYFYLSIFFVTCVSLDRYLAIVHPLRSLVLLGRRRTCVLCVAVWGGTLLLSVPVARMTLIQTCPETNRTVCTMYVLLTDPGESLPYSLVCSILCFLLPLLLICYCGLRSVRELRGRPGRSDPHSRRRRRLRRVLSAALVLFALFYLPYHLSRNAAIVMRAVYPDDPASWWAADLAFTLEMCFCSLITCINPLFSCFIGRQFRAAFQGSLKVVFSQCPGMQEAGVGSKRARGTVRRRQGVSAVTPECALPQPEL